Proteins co-encoded in one Salvia splendens isolate huo1 chromosome 4, SspV2, whole genome shotgun sequence genomic window:
- the LOC121799110 gene encoding aldehyde oxidase GLOX-like, which translates to MACHFTPSLIFLLSLLTLSSPHLDSGGGEWALLHRSVGISAMHMQLLHNDKVIIFDRTDFGPSQLTLPFGKCRHNDEVVSEDCTAHSILYDVASNTYRPLMVLTDVWCSSGALSPDGALIQTGGYHGGDHKVRTFTPCDDELCDWIELPQNLSVQRWYSSDSILPDGRLIVVGGRKAFSYEFFPKNPQHSVFYFRFLVETTDFKEENNLYPFLHLLPDGNLFVFANQRSVLLDYKINKVLRQFPPIPGEKRSYPATGSSAMLPIRLSPQISAVEVMVCGGAMGGAYTKAAEGIYVAASRTCGRLRVTDPDPEWRMEFMPMGRVMPDMIVLPTGDVIILNGAGKGTAGWDSAVDPVLHPLLYRTNEPDVRKRFSVLNPTTIPRLYHSAATLLPDGRILVGGSNPHVLYKFTGVRYPTELSLEAFSPPYLGSERTHLRPSILSVEGPADGLTVSYGQRFSVTFSLMEDPEGEFTVTMVAPAFNTHSFAMNQRLLVLYVADVQQMFSLTHRVIVHAPPTANVAPPGYYMVFVVHHGVPSHSVWIRIK; encoded by the coding sequence ATGGCGTGTCATTTCACTCCCTCTCTCATCTTCCTCCTCTCACTCCTCACTCTCTCCTCACCACACCTTGACAGCGGCGGCGGAGAATGGGCTCTCCTCCACCGATCAGTGGGCATCTCCGCCATGCACATGCAGCTTCTACACAACGACAAAGTGATCATCTTCGACCGCACCGACTTCGGCCCCTCCCAACTCACCCTCCCCTTCGGCAAATGCCGCCACAACGACGAAGTAGTTTCCGAGGACTGCACCGCCCACTCCATCCTCTACGATGTCGCTTCCAACACCTACCGCCCCCTCATGGTCCTCACCGACGTCTGGTGCTCATCCGGCGCCCTCAGCCCCGACGGCGCCCTCATCCAGACCGGCGGCTACCACGGCGGCGACCACAAGGTCCGCACCTTCACCCCCTGCGACGACGAGCTCTGCGACTGGATCGAGCTCCCCCAGAATCTCTCCGTCCAGCGATGGTACTCCTCCGACAGCATTCTCCCCGACGGCCGCTTGATCGTCGTCGGCGGCAGAAAGGCCTTCAGCTACGAGTTCTTCCCCAAGAACCCTCAACATTCCGTTTTCTACTTCCGTTTCTTGGTCGAAACCACCGATTTCAAGGAGGAGAACAATCTTTACCCCTTCCTGCACCTCCTCCCCGACGGAAACCTATTCGTCTTCGCGAATCAGCGCTCCGTTTTGCTGGATTACAAAATCAACAAGGTTTTACGGCAATTCCCGCCGATTCCAGGCGAGAAGAGGAGCTATCCGGCGACGGGGTCGTCGGCGATGCTTCCGATTAGGCTGAGCCCTCAGATCTCCGCCGTGGAGGTCATGGTGTGCGGCGGCGCGATGGGCGGCGCTTACACGAAGGCGGCGGAGGGGATCTACGTGGCCGCTTCGAGAACGTGTGGCCGCTTACGTGTCACGGATCCGGATCCGGAGTGGAGAATGGAGTTCATGCCGATGGGTCGGGTCATGCCCGATATGATTGTTTTACCAACCGGTGACGTCATTATTCTCAACGGAGCTGGAAAGGGAACCGCCGGGTGGGACTCGGCGGTTGACCCGGTTTTGCACCCGCTCCTCTACCGCACGAACGAGCCCGACGTGAGGAAGAGATTCAGTGTGCTGAATCCCACCACAATACCGAGGCTGTACCACTCAGCAGCCACGTTGCTGCCAGATGGCAGGATTTTAGTTGGGGGAAGCAACCCGCACGTGCTGTACAAGTTCACAGGCGTAAGGTACCCTACGGAGCTCAGCCTAGAAGCCTTTTCGCCACCGTACTTGGGATCGGAGCGCACGCATCTCCGCCCTTCGATTCTGTCGGTGGAGGGCCCCGCAGATGGGTTGACCGTATCCTACGGCCAGAGATTCTCAGTCACGTTCAGCTTGATGGAGGATCCGGAGGGGGAGTTCACGGTAACAATGGTTGCACCCGCCTTCAATACACACTCCTTCGCCATGAACCAAAGGCTGCTGGTGTTGTACGTTGCCGATGTACAACAGATGTTTTCCCTGACGCATAGGGTTATTGTGCATGCGCCTCCAACTGCTAACGTTGCACCCCCGGGGTATTATATGGTGTTTGTGGTGCATCACGGAGTCCCTAGCCATTCTGTTTGGATTAGAATTAAATAG
- the LOC121801494 gene encoding protein NRT1/ PTR FAMILY 4.6-like, translating into MEMENQLWEGYVDWRGKAAVRTKHGGMRAAVFVLVVEVLENLAYLANASNLVLYLTQYMHFSPSQAANSVTNFMGTAFLLALLGGFLSDAFFTTYNIYIISALTEFLGLILLTMQAKSSSLQPPKCDKKQEEMQCQQVGGAKAALLFSGLYLVALGVGGIKGSLPAHGAEQFDGSTPRGRKQRSSFFNYFVFSLAAGSLIAVTLVVWIEDNIGWQWGFGISTLTILLSIPMFLAGSSFYRNKIPLGSPLTTISKVLVASLLNSCTATSSSNAVASMSSSPPQCKEEEDDESGDRTSKPESPSESLKFLNRAAANTESSKLKCTVQQVEEVKIVFKSLPIFACTIVLNCCLAQLSTFSVQQAATMNTRLGPLKLPPASLPVFPVVFIMIIAPLYDHAIVPLARRIAKSEMGISHLQRIGAGLVISVVAMAAAALVETKRRTAAHDKLDSDSPLPLTFLWIAFQYLLLGSADLFTLAGLLEFFFTEAPFSMRSLATSLSFASLAMGYYLSTVIVSVVNSITARAGGEPWLAGANLNHYQLHRFYWLMCALSGLNFLHYLFWANKYKYRSDAQPQPDHGGRGVASSPEGRDIG; encoded by the exons atg GAAATGGAAAACCAATTATGGGAGGGATATGTTGATTGGAGAGGCAAAGCTGCTGTGAGAACCAAACATGGCGGTATGAGAGCTGCCGTCTTTGTTTTAG TTGTGGAGGTATTGGAGAATCTGGCGTACCTGGCGAATGCAAGCAACTTGGTGTTGTACCTTACGCAATACATGCATTTTTCGCCGTCGCAGGCGGCCAACTCCGTCACCAATTTCATGGGAACGGCGTTTCTTTTAGCCCTACTTGGTGGCTTCTTATCCGACGCTTTCTTCACCACATACAATATCTACATAATTAGTGCCCTTACTGAGTTCCTG GGTCTAATATTATTGACAATGCAAGCAAAGTCAAGTTCCCTACAACCCCCAAAATGTGACAAAAAACAAGAAGAAATGCAATGTCAACAAGTTGGTGGTGCAAAGGCTGCACTTCTCTTCTCAGGGCTATATCTGGTGGCGCTGGGCGTGGGCGGGATCAAGGGTTCCTTGCCGGCCCACGGAGCCGAGCAGTTTGACGGCAGCACGCCACGTGGCAGGAAGCAGAGATCGAGTTTCTTCAACTACTTCGTCTTCTCCCTCGCCGCTGGGTCCCTCATCGCCGTCACATTAGTGGTCTGGATCGAAGACAACATTGGTTGGCAATGGGGATTCGGAATCTCCACACTCACCATACTTTTGTCCATACCCATGTTTCTAGCTGGTTCCAGCTTTTATAGGAACAAGATCCCTCTTGGAAGCCCTCTCACCACCATATCTAAG GTCTTGGTGGCGTCGTTGCTGAACTCATGCACGGCTACAAGTTCCAGCAACGCCGTGGCAAGCATGTCGAGCAGCCCACCGCAGTGcaaggaagaagaagacgacgaaAGCGGAGACAGAACCTCTAAACCCGAATCCCCATCGGAAAGCCTCAAATTCCTCAACAGAGCAGCAGCAAACACAGAATCATCCAAGCTAAAATGCACAGTGCAGCAAGTCGAGGAAGTGAAGATAGTGTTCAAATCCCTCCCAATCTTCGCTTGCACCATAGTCCTCAACTGCTGCCTCGCCCAGCTCTCCACCTTCTCGGTCCAGCAAGCCGCCACCATGAACACCCGCCTCGGCCCCCTGAAGCTCCCCCCGGCCTCCCTCCCCGTCTTCCCCGTCGTCTTCATCATGATCATCGCCCCTCTCTACGACCACGCCATCGTCCCCTTGGCCCGCCGCATCGCCAAATCCGAGATGGGGATTTCCCACCTCCAACGCATCGGCGCCGGACTAGTCATCTCCGTCGTCGCCATGGCCGCCGCCGCGCTAGTCGAGACCAAGCGCAGGACAGCCGCTCACGATAAACTCGACTCGGACTCTCCTCTGCCGCTGACGTTTCTCTGGATCGCGTTTCAGTACCTTCTCCTCGGATCGGCTGACCTGTTCACGTTAGCAGGGCTGCTTGAGTTCTTCTTCACGGAGGCGCCGTTTAGCATGAGATCGCTCGCGACTTCCTTGTCCTTCGCGTCGCTCGCGATGGGGTATTACCTCAGCACGGTCATCGTGTCGGTCGTGAACAGCATCACGGCTCGCGCCGGCGGCGAGCCGTGGCTCGCCGGAGCAAATTTGAATCACTACCAGCTGCATAGGTTTTACTGGCTAATGTGCGCCTTGAGCGGTTTGAACTTTTTGCATTATCTTTTTTGGGCTAATAAGTATAAGTACAGATCGGATGCGCAGCCACAGCCTGATCACGGTGGCCGTGGCGTTGCGAGTTCACCGGAGGGACGGGACATTGGTTAG